A segment of the Geoglobus ahangari genome:
GGTAAAAACGTGCTCATCATCGGTGGAGGTGGAGTCGGGACGAGCAGGGCGAAGAAGTTTCTGAGTGCCGGGGCGAGGGTGAGGGTTCTGAGCATCGAGTTCAGCGACGAGCTGAAGGAGATGGATGTAGAGCTCATCAAAGGAGATGCGAGGGATGAGTCTCTCCTTGAGGAGCACATAGGCTGGTGCGACCTCGTGACTGTGGCGATTCCTGACACGAGCGTGAATGACGCGGTTGTAAGGCTGGCCAAGAAGCACAGGGCCCTCGTGAATCTCGCCAACGACGCTGAGAGGACTGAGGTTGTCGTGCCCTTCGACGGTGAGGTGGACGGAATAAGGTTCGCAGTCACCACCGAGGGAAAGAGCGGGGTCGTTGCGAGGGCAGTGAGGGACAAGTTCCTGCAGATTCTCAGGGAGGACGAGGAGCTGCTCAACCTGCTGAGGGCTATGGACTTCCTGAAAAGGTACATGAAGGAGAATGAGGTTCCCGTAAATGTGAGGATGAAGATGTACTTTGCGGTGAGCGGTGACGAGGAGTTCAAGAGGCTGGTGAGAGAGGGGAGGATCGAGGAGGCCAAGGAGTTCGCGATAAAGTACTTGAGAGAGTATTTGGAAGGAAAGCGGGATGTGGATGATAGTGTCGTCAAGATAAACTTCTGAGGTGGTTCTGTGGATAAAGAGCTCCTGATGAAGGCCCAGTACGAGATGCCCGTCAGTGAAGACCCATTTGCGGAGCTTGCCGAAAAGCTCGACAGATCGGTAGAATCCGTCATCGAGTCGCTGAGGGAGTATCTGAGGAGCGGAGTGGTCAAGAAGGTAGGGCCCCAGCTGAATTACAAGGCGTTCAGGGGGATAAGCTTCGCAGCCCTCGTCGGGGCGGAGGTTAGGGAAAATCTGGAGAGGGCCGTTGAGGTCATAAACTCCGACAGAGGGGTGAAGCACAACTTCCTGAGGGAGCATGACGTCTACAACATCTGGTTCACGATAAAGGCCCCGAGTAAAGAAGAGCTATTCGAAAGGACGAAAGCTCTGATGGAGAGGTGCGGCGTTGACAACTACGTGGTTCTTCCCAGCGTCAGGGTTTACAAGATGGACGTGAAGTACGACCTCTTCAGGGGGGTCTCGTTCAGCACGAGGGCTGAGGAGAGGGCAGAGGTGCCGAAGGTGGAGGAGCTTGGGGTTGATGGGGACATGCTGAGGGACATGGAGAGGAACTTCGCCGTGGAGGAGAGGCCGTTCAGGAGGTTTGCCGAGAAGTACGGGTACACCGAGTCCGAGCTGGCGGATCTGATTGCAGAGCTAATCGAGAAGAGGGTTGTGAGGGACTTCTACGCAGTCCTGAACGGCCAGAAAGCCGGTTTCAGGGAGAACGGGATGAACCTGATAAGGACGGAAGAGCCTGAGAGGGTTGCTGAGAGACTTCTCAGAAGAATCCCCGAGATCACCCACCTCGTCCAGAGGGAGGTGCCGGAGAACTGGAACTACCCGGTCTACTTCATGGTGCACGCGGTGAACAGGGAGATAATTGAGGGCATAGCCGAGAAGGCGAGGGACGTGGAGGGAGTGGAGGAGCTCAGGATACTTTACAGCCTGAGGAGTTTCAAGGACTGATTACTTTAACTTGAACCTCCTCACGTGCCCGCAGTTCAGGCAGGTTATCCTCACAACCCCCTTGCTCACCCTGACTCTCATTTTGTCGTGCCTGTATGGGTGGAGGCACCCCCTGCAGAACCTGAGCTTTTTCTTCTTCAGCCTGATTCTGTACTTCTTCGCTATCCTGACCGCAAGCTCAACATACCTCCTCGCGAGCTCGTAGTCCCTGAATTTCACCTCATCCGCGAGGTTTAGCAGGTAGTCTATCCTCTCCCTCGCGATCCTTTTCTCCAGAGCCTTGTCTCTTTTAACCGCCATCCTCGCACCCGCACCTGTCAACCGGCTTGAGGCACCTTCTGCACCTCTTCACGGCTATGAAGCTGTCGTCGAACTCTATCCTTATCCTCCTCGACTCGAGCATCGCTATGCCGAGCTTCCTTCTTGCCTGCAAAAGCAGTCTGCTTATGGTCGGCTGCGACACCCCCATGAGCTCTGCAGCCCTCTTCTGGCTCATTCCGAGCACGTCCACGAGCCTCACCGCCTCGGCCTCATCAGGGAACACCACAACCTCTCCGCCCTTCTCGTGGAAGCTGAGCTCCACGAACCTCTTTCGCTTCCTTCGCGGCATCTGAATATTTATTCAGTTCGGTGTTATTTAACGGTTGTTCCCCTCGGGTGATTGGCGTCGAAGCCTTTTTAACCTCTCGATATTCAGAGAGATTCGGGACGGGTGGTCTGATTGGAGAGGGACGACCTGATTGAAATCCTCATTGAGATCAGGAATCTGCTGGAAAGGATAGAGAGGAAAATGGACGAAATCGCGGGGCGTGAAAGGAAAAGACCGGATATTGATCCCCTCGCCCTTCTGGAGCTCCCAGGAAGCCTGAGAACAACGTACATGGCCCTCATGGAACTCAAGGAGGCCACAGCAGAGGAGGTCGCGTCCGTCACAGGAAGGGGGAGACCGTCCGAGAGCCACTACCTGAACACGCTCGTGAAGATGGGGTATGCGAGCAAGAAGAGGGTGGGGAAAAAGGTGTACTACTTTTTGGGGTGATGGCATGCTTGCACTCGTTGTTGTAATCGCTGCGTTTGCCGCTTATTTTCTGTCGTTTCCGCTTTACGGGCCTCTGCTTGCAGATCTGCCCGCAAACCTTCTGGAGAGCTATCTGACGACGTTCATGGCCTCCACCATCGCCGGCTCGCTGATCGCCGGCACGTTTGCGGACAGAGTTGAGAGGAAGATGGCTGCTCTAAAGATACTCGCCATTCTTCTGATCCTCGCGGTTTTCATTTACAGGTCGGGCCACTACATAGCAGCATCGGCCATTCAGGGGCTGGCTGTTGGTGCGCATGTGGTCTTCTGGGGTGCGCTGATGTCGAGAAAGGTCAAGCCATGGAGGAGAGCGACAGTCTTCGCGGTATCCGCTGCAATCGCCAACATTTATCTCATTCTCGTCCAGCACAGTGGCCACGTGAACCAGCTCCTCGCGGCCCTCCCGCTCGTCCCGGTGCTCTTACTGCCCGAGGTTCGCGACAAACCGTCCAGGGAGACTTGGTCAATCAACAGAGATGTTGTGAACTTCGCCCTCCCGATCGTGGTGTTCTACATTCTCGGTGGGTTCATGTACGCTGAGATGGAGGTGGCCTTCAGGGAGGCTGGCATAAGCGTGCACGTTCTGTTTTACGTGGCAGTCGTGGTTGTGGCTGGATACCTCTACGACAGGTTTGGCAGGAAGCCAGTATCAATCGCAGGCCTGCTGCTGCTTGCCGCGTCGTACGTTCTGTTCAACAGGAACCTCGTGCTCTCTGCCCTCCTCATCCAGTCGTCCTACGGGTTCGTGGACGTCTTTTCGATGATCATATGGGCTGATCTCGCAAGGTACGGCAGCGAGGGGAAGCACTACGCCATTGGCTTCTCCGTTATAATGGCATCACTGCTCGCCGGGTACAAGGCCATCCTCTACTACTCCCCCAAGGCATCCGATTTTGAGGCCATTGCCCTGATCCTGCTGATCTTTGCATCGGTTCTCATAGCCTTGGTTAGGGAGCCGAAGATATCTCAGGAGGATTACCTAATGAGGGTGAGGGAGATGGGGGGTGCGTCACAGTGAAGGTTATCAGCCTCCACTCGTTCAAGGGTGGAGTCGGCAAAACCTTCATAGCCCTCAACCTGGCGAGTGTGCTGGCGGAGTACGGAAAAACCTGCATAATGGAGCTTGATCTGATCGCTCCGAGCCTCTACTCGTTTTTCGAGGCAGACTGCTACATAAACGACCTGATATACGGGAACGCAGAGGTTGGGGGGTGCACGGTCGAGGTCGACAGGAACTTGTACGCCATCCTCGCCTCACCATCCTCGAACGCGATAAAGAGAGAGCTCAGGAAGGAGTACAGGGAGGAAATGAGGACACTCGAGAGGCTGATGGAGGTCAAAAAGAAGCTGAGCGGGTTTGACTTCGTGGTTCTCGACACCCACCCTGGAATCAGCTACTCCAGCATAAACTCCATAATCCTGAGCGATCTTGTACTGCTCGCCCTGAGGCCTGACAAGATCGATGTTGACGGAACCGAGACCCTGCTGGATATAATCCGCAGCCTTTCCAAACCCATGTATGCGGTCATCAACAGGTACGACGGCAGGGATGTCGATGTCGGTGTCGAGGTTGTGGGCACAATTCCCTGCAGCTGTGACGTGACGATGGATAGGCCGTTCTTCGTCAGGGACCATGAGGATCACCCCGTCACAGCGGCAATAAGGGGTCTCGCGAGAAGGGTTCTCGACCTTTGAGTTGTTTCATTCTCTTTTCTTAAACTCATGTCTTGCAGGTAAAGGTTCGTTTTCACTTGTTTTTTGTGTTATTCTGTTCAAACTCAGCAACACTTAAATATCCCCTTGCAGAACCGGTAGATGATCAGATGGAGTGTGCGAGCAAATGCGCGAGAGGTGAGTTTGGTGTGAAGGAAAAATTCAGGACCATTTTGGTTTTGATAGTGGTGTCAGTGGCGCTACTGGTGATCACGTCAACCGCAGCAGCCCAGTACAACATAACGGGCAACGTGACCGTGGTTGGTGCCACAGACCCTGCCACGACACCGCTCATTGTGGTAGCATACAACGAGACGAGGAATCTGTGGTACGCGAGCTTTGGGCCAGTCTTATCGGATCCCACCACCGAGACGCTCGTTTTCCCCTACAACGTGAGCAACCTCCCAACCGGCAACTACACGGTTTTCGCGTTTCTGGACTTCAACGGAAACAACACTCCCGACTCGGACGAGCCGCAGAACGCGTCAAATCAGATCCAGATTCTGAACGGAGATGTCAGCGGGGTGGATCTCGTCATCTACAACGCGACCTCAACCGCTCCCACCCCACAGCCAGCCGGCACGGTGAACTACACAATCTCCGGATTCCTGTTCCCGTCTGCCAATGTGAGCGTTGGGCTGGTGGAGGTTTACGCCTTCAACTCGAGCCTCTACACGAGGGACGACCTGACAGCGGAGAATGTAACAGCCTTCCTCCCATCTGCCGACAACAGCACCACAGTCACCGTGATCGCTTACCCGGCACAGTACTCGTTCCAGGTGGCTGCGGGGAGTTACTACGTGGTGGCACTTCTCAACGAGAGCGGAAACTACACGGCGATTGGCTACGCGGTGAACGCAAGTGATGTGTTGGGGATGACTGCCATCAACGTCACCTTGGGTGACAACACCAGCGCGAACATCACTCTCTACGAGACTACAGCCTCACCAGCAGGAACCTCGTCTGGCACGGGCACCGTGAGTCAGGGAAGTGCGAACGTGACCGTGGGTGGAACAGTCTACTACAGCGGAATTGCCACCGGAACGCTCCACATAGCCGCGTACAACGCGACCCAGCCCCTTACTGAATCCCTGCTTCTCTCACAGCCGGTCAACGTAACGGTGGTTCAGTCCCCGGCCTTCCCCTATGCATACTCGCTTTCCGTTCCACCGGGCTTTTACTGGGTGATTGCGTTCTTGGATTTGAACGCAAGCAATGGCTACGATCCCGGCGAACCCGTGGGCTTTGCCATAAACGCCACATCGAACGCGACCGCGGTTCCGATTGACGCGTTCGCAGGCAACAGCACTGCTGACGTAATCCTCAACGAGAGCAACGGGTTCTTGACAGGCTCGTATTACGGAAACTACACCGAAGGTGGGTACTTTGAGGAGAACTTCACGCTCCCCTCAGGACTGGTGTACTGGTATCCCGAAACCTGCAACCAGAGCACGGTAAACGTGACCGTGAGGGCACTGAACTGGAGCACGGTTTACAACAGCACTTCCGACTTCATGATCACCTTAGAGGGCACCTGCTTCTACGGTGTGAGTGTCGACTCCAACGGCACAGCGGACATCGGAATCCAGCCCGGAGAGTACAGGGTTGTGATATACGAGGCCATCCCTCCGTTCAGGATGATTGAGGTTGGTAACAGAACCGCCAGTGAGGGAGGTGAGATCGCCATAGACTTCTCCCAGCTCGACATACCTGAGGTCAGGTCGGTGACCGTGAGGGTGCTCGACAGCGGCGCGCCAGTAGCCAGTGCCGAGGTGGTTGTGTACTCGACCACAGCGTTCCTCGGCTACGGCATCACAGACCAGAACGGCAACGTGACTATAAATGGAATTGACGGCAACTACACGGCTCAGGTCATGATATTTGGCAACTACACCGTGCAGACGTACACGTTCTCGGTCAGCATAAACAACACGACCTCAGTCATCGTCCTCGACATAAGCTCGCTGCCAACTCTCGCAGGATATGTGCTCAAGGATGGTACGCCCGTGAGCGGGGCCTTCGTCAGCCTGTACAGTGACGACTACCTCGTCTACGTCACGGCAACGACCAATTCGAGCGGGTACTACAGCCTGTCTCTGCCGTCCTACGGCACGTACAACATCCGCGTGGATCCGGGCTTTTCCAGCGAGTACTTCACTCCATATGAGGACAGGCTGGACGTGAACCAGAGCCTGACATCTTCGCTCTACAACATAAGCGTCGGCTTCGCGAATGGTGTGAAGCTCAGCGGCTACGTCACGGACACCAGTGGGAGGAGCGACACCCCCATGTCTGACGTCTTAATCTGGACGTTCTCGGAGGACACTCTCTACTACGCCTACACGTTCACGAACGACAGCGGATATTACGAGCTCGAGCTGCCAGCTGGAACGTACGAGATTCACTTCGACCCCACAACGTCCTCGTCTCCCGGATTCGTCGAGAAGGTGGTCACGCTCTCACTTGCCGGGGATACGGTTTACAACGTCACGTTTGACCTCGCAGATCAGGGCAACATGCTGTCCGGGTGGATCGTTGACGGAAACGGCCAGCCCGTCACCTGCTCCTACGGGTGCGGGTGGATCGTGGCGTACGGTGAGAATGGGTGGAATTCTGCTGAGGTCGGGAGCGATGGCTACTACGAGATGTACCTGCCGTCCGGGGACTACACGGTGGAGTTCTACCCATACTCGTCTTCATACACCACCGTCAGGACATCGGTCTCACTGAGCGGGGACACTGTGATGAACCTCACGGTCTCCCAGGGCTACTCACTGAGCGGGCAGGTTCTCAGGAACGGTCAGGCGGTGAGCTACGCTGACGTTTACCTCTACAATTCCGACACGTGGGAATTCGCAGGCTGGACTTCCACGGATTACAACGGCAACTTTGTCATCCACGGGCTGAGCGGGGGCAACTACACGATTGAAGTGTACTCCCCGACAGCCGGATACTACTCGGCGGAAGTTACGGTCAGCGGAGACGTTACCCTGACGGTGGACATGTCGGCGGTTGGAGGGTACACGCTCGACGGCACAATCCTCCCGTCCGGCTCGGCAGACGTGTACATCTACAACGACGAGTACTCCTTCTGGACGTACACGGACAACGGAACCTTCAGCATGGCCGGAATACCGCCCGGCAACTATACCGTTCAGATCTACCACTACGACCTCGGCATGCCGATGAACTTCGAGGTCTCGATAAGCTCAGACACCTCGATGACATTCGACTTTGGTGTTTCCTCGACAACGCTCTCCAGCGTTAGAGTGACGGTTGTGAACGAGACCGGCAGTGCGGTGTCTGGAGCGAGCGTGAGCCTGTACTCTGACACGACGGGTGCGAGCAACACCACCGACTCCAACGGCGTTGCGACCTTCCAGCTGCCAGACGGCACGTACAGCGTGGTTGTGCAGGCCGACGGGTACTACATCAACGCGACAACCCTGACAGTGAGCGGCGATACGAGTCTGAGCATCGCGCTGGAGTCAATAGCCACTCAGACCCAGAACGGAACGACCGGTGGAACCCAGACTTCGCTCGTCGTCAACATAACCAGCCTGTACGACAGTGACGTGTCGGTGTGGATAACGGTGAAGGACAGCAACGCGACCAGCGACAGGTACTATGCTGAGGTTTTCGAGAGGACGATCCCTGCGGGTCAGACGGCGTCGTTCACACTCTCAGTTCCGGCGGGAACCTACAAGGTGGCAGTCCTGTACCCGGTTTACAGCAACGGCGTCATCGCCGAGACCGGTGAGGTGTACCAGCTGAATGTTACCGTTCCGGGATCTCCACCGCTGGAGTTCACGGTTCCGGGATCGTGAGGTGAAGTGAATGAAAAAGGCTGCATTGCTCCTAATATTTTTTGCTCTGGCGATGGTCACGCCGGTGAGCGGCCTGACGGCCGACGCCGGGCCTGACAGGACAGCGAGCGTTGGGGAAAGCATAACGTTCGACGGTAGCGGGAGTGTTGGTACGATAATCTCCTACTACTGGAGCTTCGGAGACGGAGCGAACGCGAGCGGTGTCGTAGTGACCCACAGCTACGACTCTCCGGGAACGTACACCGTGACGCTCATAGTGGTCGACACCGCCGGCAACATAGCCAGCGATACCGCACAGGTTACCGTCACAGCGGACACGACTGGGCCGACAATAGTCCACACCCCGGTCACCTCCGCGACGCAGGGACAGCAGATAACGATCACGGCGACAATCACCGACCCGAGCGGCGTGAACTCAGCCACCCTCTACTACAAGAGGGATAGCGACACGAGCTACGCGCAGATCAGCATGAGCGGGAGCGGTGACACCTACACCGCCACAATTCCGTCGTCAGCAGTTACGGAGAACATCTCCTACTACATCAGGGCAGTCGACACTCGAGGAAACGCTGCCACCCTGCCGCTAACGGGCAACTACACGATCATCGTCACATCCACCGACACCACACCGCCGGTGGTGACGCTCCAGTCAGTCAACAACGACACGGCACCGCCATAC
Coding sequences within it:
- a CDS encoding precorrin-2 dehydrogenase/sirohydrochlorin ferrochelatase family protein, with amino-acid sequence MRIPLYIEFSGKNVLIIGGGGVGTSRAKKFLSAGARVRVLSIEFSDELKEMDVELIKGDARDESLLEEHIGWCDLVTVAIPDTSVNDAVVRLAKKHRALVNLANDAERTEVVVPFDGEVDGIRFAVTTEGKSGVVARAVRDKFLQILREDEELLNLLRAMDFLKRYMKENEVPVNVRMKMYFAVSGDEEFKRLVREGRIEEAKEFAIKYLREYLEGKRDVDDSVVKINF
- a CDS encoding Lrp/AsnC family transcriptional regulator — translated: MDKELLMKAQYEMPVSEDPFAELAEKLDRSVESVIESLREYLRSGVVKKVGPQLNYKAFRGISFAALVGAEVRENLERAVEVINSDRGVKHNFLREHDVYNIWFTIKAPSKEELFERTKALMERCGVDNYVVLPSVRVYKMDVKYDLFRGVSFSTRAEERAEVPKVEELGVDGDMLRDMERNFAVEERPFRRFAEKYGYTESELADLIAELIEKRVVRDFYAVLNGQKAGFRENGMNLIRTEEPERVAERLLRRIPEITHLVQREVPENWNYPVYFMVHAVNREIIEGIAEKARDVEGVEELRILYSLRSFKD
- a CDS encoding ribonuclease P protein component 4 is translated as MAVKRDKALEKRIARERIDYLLNLADEVKFRDYELARRYVELAVRIAKKYRIRLKKKKLRFCRGCLHPYRHDKMRVRVSKGVVRITCLNCGHVRRFKLK
- a CDS encoding DUF134 domain-containing protein; protein product: MPRRKRKRFVELSFHEKGGEVVVFPDEAEAVRLVDVLGMSQKRAAELMGVSQPTISRLLLQARRKLGIAMLESRRIRIEFDDSFIAVKRCRRCLKPVDRCGCEDGG
- a CDS encoding helix-turn-helix domain-containing protein, with product MERDDLIEILIEIRNLLERIERKMDEIAGRERKRPDIDPLALLELPGSLRTTYMALMELKEATAEEVASVTGRGRPSESHYLNTLVKMGYASKKRVGKKVYYFLG
- a CDS encoding MFS transporter, which codes for MLALVVVIAAFAAYFLSFPLYGPLLADLPANLLESYLTTFMASTIAGSLIAGTFADRVERKMAALKILAILLILAVFIYRSGHYIAASAIQGLAVGAHVVFWGALMSRKVKPWRRATVFAVSAAIANIYLILVQHSGHVNQLLAALPLVPVLLLPEVRDKPSRETWSINRDVVNFALPIVVFYILGGFMYAEMEVAFREAGISVHVLFYVAVVVVAGYLYDRFGRKPVSIAGLLLLAASYVLFNRNLVLSALLIQSSYGFVDVFSMIIWADLARYGSEGKHYAIGFSVIMASLLAGYKAILYYSPKASDFEAIALILLIFASVLIALVREPKISQEDYLMRVREMGGASQ
- a CDS encoding ParA family protein → MKVISLHSFKGGVGKTFIALNLASVLAEYGKTCIMELDLIAPSLYSFFEADCYINDLIYGNAEVGGCTVEVDRNLYAILASPSSNAIKRELRKEYREEMRTLERLMEVKKKLSGFDFVVLDTHPGISYSSINSIILSDLVLLALRPDKIDVDGTETLLDIIRSLSKPMYAVINRYDGRDVDVGVEVVGTIPCSCDVTMDRPFFVRDHEDHPVTAAIRGLARRVLDL
- a CDS encoding carboxypeptidase-like regulatory domain-containing protein; this translates as MECASKCARGEFGVKEKFRTILVLIVVSVALLVITSTAAAQYNITGNVTVVGATDPATTPLIVVAYNETRNLWYASFGPVLSDPTTETLVFPYNVSNLPTGNYTVFAFLDFNGNNTPDSDEPQNASNQIQILNGDVSGVDLVIYNATSTAPTPQPAGTVNYTISGFLFPSANVSVGLVEVYAFNSSLYTRDDLTAENVTAFLPSADNSTTVTVIAYPAQYSFQVAAGSYYVVALLNESGNYTAIGYAVNASDVLGMTAINVTLGDNTSANITLYETTASPAGTSSGTGTVSQGSANVTVGGTVYYSGIATGTLHIAAYNATQPLTESLLLSQPVNVTVVQSPAFPYAYSLSVPPGFYWVIAFLDLNASNGYDPGEPVGFAINATSNATAVPIDAFAGNSTADVILNESNGFLTGSYYGNYTEGGYFEENFTLPSGLVYWYPETCNQSTVNVTVRALNWSTVYNSTSDFMITLEGTCFYGVSVDSNGTADIGIQPGEYRVVIYEAIPPFRMIEVGNRTASEGGEIAIDFSQLDIPEVRSVTVRVLDSGAPVASAEVVVYSTTAFLGYGITDQNGNVTINGIDGNYTAQVMIFGNYTVQTYTFSVSINNTTSVIVLDISSLPTLAGYVLKDGTPVSGAFVSLYSDDYLVYVTATTNSSGYYSLSLPSYGTYNIRVDPGFSSEYFTPYEDRLDVNQSLTSSLYNISVGFANGVKLSGYVTDTSGRSDTPMSDVLIWTFSEDTLYYAYTFTNDSGYYELELPAGTYEIHFDPTTSSSPGFVEKVVTLSLAGDTVYNVTFDLADQGNMLSGWIVDGNGQPVTCSYGCGWIVAYGENGWNSAEVGSDGYYEMYLPSGDYTVEFYPYSSSYTTVRTSVSLSGDTVMNLTVSQGYSLSGQVLRNGQAVSYADVYLYNSDTWEFAGWTSTDYNGNFVIHGLSGGNYTIEVYSPTAGYYSAEVTVSGDVTLTVDMSAVGGYTLDGTILPSGSADVYIYNDEYSFWTYTDNGTFSMAGIPPGNYTVQIYHYDLGMPMNFEVSISSDTSMTFDFGVSSTTLSSVRVTVVNETGSAVSGASVSLYSDTTGASNTTDSNGVATFQLPDGTYSVVVQADGYYINATTLTVSGDTSLSIALESIATQTQNGTTGGTQTSLVVNITSLYDSDVSVWITVKDSNATSDRYYAEVFERTIPAGQTASFTLSVPAGTYKVAVLYPVYSNGVIAETGEVYQLNVTVPGSPPLEFTVPGS